One Streptomyces sp. P9-A2 DNA window includes the following coding sequences:
- a CDS encoding DUF3817 domain-containing protein has translation MDLKTASALRRLRLVSGPEAISFLLLLVASVLKRTTEFNAVPALGAIHGFLFVVYALFWADAWNRAKWPLKTAAFYFLMSVLPTGGFFAERRLKRETEDAVIASRAGKEGVVGA, from the coding sequence GTGGACCTCAAGACCGCCAGTGCCCTCCGCCGCCTCCGCCTGGTATCGGGCCCCGAGGCGATCTCGTTCCTGCTGCTCCTCGTGGCCTCGGTCCTGAAGCGGACCACGGAGTTCAACGCCGTCCCGGCGCTGGGTGCGATCCACGGGTTCCTCTTCGTCGTGTACGCGCTCTTCTGGGCCGACGCCTGGAACCGCGCCAAGTGGCCGCTGAAGACCGCCGCCTTCTACTTCCTGATGTCGGTCCTGCCCACCGGCGGCTTCTTCGCCGAGCGCCGGCTCAAGCGGGAGACCGAGGACGCGGTGATCGCGTCCCGCGCGGGCAAGGAAGGGGTCGTGGGCGCGTGA
- a CDS encoding MTH1187 family thiamine-binding protein produces MIVAFSVTPLGVGEDVGEYVADAVRVVRESGLPNRTDAMFTSVEGDWDEVMDVVKRAVAAVEARAPRVSLVLKADIRPGIEDGLTSKVDTVERYLDRGADESR; encoded by the coding sequence GTGATCGTCGCCTTCTCCGTGACGCCGCTCGGTGTCGGCGAGGACGTGGGGGAGTACGTCGCCGACGCCGTGCGGGTGGTTCGTGAGTCCGGGCTGCCGAACCGCACCGACGCCATGTTCACCTCGGTCGAGGGCGACTGGGACGAGGTCATGGACGTCGTGAAGCGCGCCGTGGCGGCGGTCGAGGCGCGCGCCCCGCGCGTGTCCCTGGTCCTCAAGGCGGACATCCGGCCCGGGATCGAGGACGGCCTCACCTCCAAGGTCGACACCGTCGAGCGGTACCTGGACCGGGGCGCGGACGAGAGCCGGTAG
- a CDS encoding TetR/AcrR family transcriptional regulator, whose product MSPADGTRTADSTRTKLLEGALRTLAEQGIAKASARAIATTAGVNQALVFYHFGSVDELLSAACRHGAEQRVARYRIRLAEVDSLAELLAFGREMHEEERAAGQVALLGQLLAGAQTHESLKAATSAGLDLWIVEIEKVLERVLPGTPFGEFADAGGLARAVAASFVGLELYEGVDPAGAGAALDALEQLGILVAALDGLGPVAHRAVRHHLRRTAGRG is encoded by the coding sequence GTGAGCCCCGCCGACGGCACCCGAACCGCCGACAGCACCAGGACGAAGCTGCTGGAGGGCGCCCTGCGCACGCTCGCCGAACAGGGCATCGCCAAGGCCTCGGCGCGGGCGATCGCCACGACGGCCGGGGTCAACCAGGCGCTGGTCTTCTACCATTTCGGCTCGGTGGACGAACTCCTCTCCGCCGCCTGCCGCCACGGGGCCGAGCAGCGGGTCGCCCGCTACCGCATCCGTCTCGCGGAGGTCGATTCCCTCGCGGAGCTCCTCGCCTTCGGGCGGGAGATGCACGAGGAGGAGCGCGCCGCGGGCCAGGTGGCCCTGCTCGGGCAGCTGCTGGCCGGCGCCCAGACCCACGAGAGCCTGAAGGCTGCGACGTCGGCGGGACTCGACCTGTGGATCGTGGAGATCGAGAAGGTCCTCGAACGGGTCCTGCCCGGCACCCCGTTCGGTGAGTTCGCCGACGCAGGCGGGCTCGCCCGCGCGGTGGCGGCGTCCTTCGTGGGCCTCGAACTGTACGAGGGGGTGGACCCGGCGGGTGCGGGCGCGGCGCTGGACGCCCTGGAGCAGCTCGGGATCCTCGTCGCCGCCCTGGATGGCCTCGGCCCGGTCGCCCACCGCGCGGTACGCCATCACCTGCGCCGCACGGCCGGGCGCGGGTGA